Below is a genomic region from Fischerella sp. PCC 9605.
TGCTAGCGATTTCTACTATTGTATCTGTGAACGTACAGATACCCTATATGGTGCTGGGTTTGAGTTTTGTTGTTGGTGCATCGATTTCCATTTTAGTCAGAGAAGCGATCGCACCTTCACCCCAAACACGAATCACACAAGTCACAGCATTAATGTTGCTACTTATTAGTGTTTATGGGTTTGCTGATTTATTAAAGTAGTCATTTGTCATTTGTCATTTGTTGGTTGTTACAATCAACCACTAACCACTAACTACTAACCACTAACCACTAACTACTAACCAATGACCAATGACTATTGACTAACACTATTTACTGATAGCCGCAAAATTGACAAGCTTAAAATTATCAAAAATAACACCAGCCCAATTGTACAAGCATAGCTAATTTCCAAGTTATTAAATGCTTGCTCGTACAGATAATAAACTATTGTTTTCGAGCTATTACGCGGCCCGCCCTGAGTCATAATATACACTTCTTCAAATACTTTTGTTGCGGAAATGGCTGAAATAACTGCGACCAAAGCTAAATAAGGTTTCATCAAGGGTACGGTAATATCCCAGTGTTTGCCGACACCGTCAGAACCATCAATAGCTGCTGCTTCATACACATCATCTGGTATTGATTGCAACCCAGCCAGATAAATCACCATGTAGTAGCCCAATCCTTTCCAAACGGTGACAGCCATGACGCTGAACAATGCAAACTTGGGACTGGTAAGCCAGGGAATTCCTTCTGGAAAAATACCTTTGAGTAACTGGTTGAGTAAGCCGTTTTCTGCATACAACCATCTCCAAGCAATTCCGGCTACTACCATTGAAATTACTACTGGGGTGTAATATGCAGCCCGAAACCAATGCATTCCCCGCAGTTTCTGATTTACTAAAATTGCTAGGGCTAAGGGGACAATTACTAAAATCGGTACTACACCTACAAGATACAGCAAGGTGTTTCCCAAGGTTTGCCAAAACACAGGATCGGCCCACAAGCGCCGGAAGTTATCAAAACCAATCCATTGTGGTGTTTGAGTTAGATCGTATTCGTAGCGGGTAAAGCTGAGATAGAAGGCTTGCAGGGCAGGCCAAAAGACGGTTAGTACCAGGATAACTAAAGCAGGCAGCAAAAACCAATAAGGTGTTAGTCGCTGATTGATGAAAATCCAATTTTTCAACGTCAATTTATTCATAATGGCACTGTATTTTCGTGCTGTTGGCAGATGAATGAGATATCCTCACTTTTGCAATATGGGGAAGCAAACTCATATTACATGAAGGATCGAGACTGATTCATGATTGTGAATCAACACCAGAAGGGTTGGGAAGTAATTTACCATCGCGCCCATGCTTTACTTGCTGCCCAAATCGCGGGACACTGGAATGCTAAAGAACGTCCGGTGCGTTGGCTGGAGACAATTGCAGCAATTTCTCATCACGATGATTTGGAAAAAGAGTGGGAAGAAAAGAATATCACTGAAGCTGGCGCACCACTGGATTTTACTCTCGCTACAGACACCGATATAGCAAAAATACGGAAACTAACCCAGGATGCCCGCTATCGAGGACGATGGGTAGCAATGCTTATTTCTATGCACATGAGCTTTTTAAACGAAGGTAAGCGCGGTGAGTCTCCAGAATTGGATAATTTTTTAGATGAACAATTACAGCATCAAGAGCAATGGCGCAAGGAACTAAATATTACGAAAGATGAAGCTGCAACAGCTTACGAATTTTTTCAGTGTTGCGATCGCCTTTCACTCATCCTCTGCAACCGGATGATACCTGTTGGCGAACGTGCCTTAGAAATTGCTACCCTATCAGATGGTAATCGCTATGATGTAATGCAGCGCAGTGACGGTAATCTCACAGTCAATCCCTGGCCCTTTCAGGAGAAGGAGTTTACTGTCAATGTAGAAGCTTGTTATTTAGAGCAATTGCAATTTGAAAGTAGCGCTGAACTCGCCCAAGCACTACAGGTAGCACCTATTGAAACTTTAGAGTGGACGTTTGTAAAGTAGCGTTGCTGTAAATTTTTTATATCTACCATCACAATTCTTATACTTATGAGTTAAGTGCGATCGCCTGACTAATGATGAGATGGCGATCGCACTTTTTCCTACTCAGTTTTCGCCCTTGTTGGTAAGAAAAGTAAATCAACACCCCTAGCAGCATTAGGTGTTCCGTATCTTTCAGACAATCAAGAACGTGAATAAATTATTACGGAAGTAAAACCGAAGATAAATTTTTATCAATCAGCTCTTGACTTATGTATACATTTATTAACATTATATCTGCTTAGTGTTGCCACTAGCTTGCGGTCTTCTATCCTGAGTATCAGCGCAGACACCAAACCTAGTGAGTCACATACGAGTTAATCTATCTCAAGCCGCATAGCCGCCTGAAGGAGGCCTCGTACATCTTTTTGAACACTTCGCGGCAATCCCCTCCCTCAGCTTCAGCTCTTAGGGGTATCACCCTCGACTGTGGGATTGGATGTATTCCTCAAGAATCTTAAGAGGTGCGCCTCCAGCGGAGCGAATATAAAGTTGGTCGCCCCACAGTCCCTTGCTCCAATTTTTAAAGTGAGGTCTTAACTCAGATTCAAATTCTTTGCGAAGAATACGGCTTGTTGCAGATTTGATTGACCCCAATAACGTTGAGATGTTGTTGCTTGGGTGGATGTCTAACAGCAAGTGGATGTGATTACTCTCACCCTTGCATTCCAGCAAAATACACTTGTTCTTTACCAACACATTGGCTGCAACCTCTTGGAAGCGTTCAGCCATTTTTTGTGTCAGGCATTCTCGACGGTAAGCCGTGACAAAGTAGGTGTGCAACTGGATAGAGAAAACGCAGTGTGCTCCTTTACGATAAATGGTTGTCATCCGTTCGACTGATTGATATAATCTCCTCATGGTAACAACACGGCGTATCACATTCAAGCTCTATCCAAATCGTCAGCAAGAGAAGACACTTCACTACTGGCGGAAGCTTCACTGTGCTTTGTATAACGCTGCTGTGTATAACAGAAAGACCCAATATCAAAAGTTTGGTCACTCTGTTAATTACCTAGAACAACAAAACTGTCTACCCGAATTCAAGGAAGTATGGACAGAGTATAAGCCGTTGGGTTCTCATGCTCTGCAAGCTACTTTAAAGCGGGTAGACTTTGCATTTTCGAGATTTTTTAAAGGCTTAGGAGGATACCCAAAATTTAAAGCGTCCTGTCGCTATGGGGGATGAACTTACCCATGCAAGGCAGGTTGGAAATCTGAGACAGATGGGAAAAACGGGCATCTGAATATTACCAACCTGGGTAAGATTCAAATGCGAGGAAAGGCAAGAAATTGGGGGCTTCCAACAACTTGCACCATCATGTTCCGCAATGGCGCATGGTTTGCTTCCATCACTGTTCAATGCAGCCCTAGTCGCGAGACGGGAGCCGAGTCTGTTGGTATCGACTTAGGCTGTAAAGATGCTGTCACTCTTTCTACTGGCGAGAAGATAGCTAAACCTGACTTCATCAAAGAAGGACAACAGAAAGTTAAGGTAGCATCTAAAAAATTGCGACGTAAGCGTTCACCATTACGAAACAAAAAGGTAAAAGGCTCACGGCGCTGGAAACGTGAACGGCAAAAAGCTTCAAAGCTTCAGAGGAAAGTAGCAAGACAAACAGAAGATTGGTTGCACAAAACTACCAGCAACATAGTTAGCGGTAATAGCCTAGTTGCGGGTGAGAAGTTAAACGTTAAGGGGATGACAGCCAAAGCTAAGAAAGGGAAGCCCAAAGCCCAAAAAGCAGGGATTAACCGTTCCATCTTAGATGTTGGCTTCGGCATGATTGGACAAATGCTTGAGTATAAATTAGCTGAGGCAGGTGGCTTCTATGTAGAGTCTCCGACTCAAACACTCAAGCCAACTCAACGCTGTAGTAAATGTTGGGAATTAACGCCTAAAACATTAGCTGACAGAGTTCACTTTTGTTCTAATCCTAGCTGCAACCACACCGAAGATAGAGACGTTAATGCCGCTCAAGTCAATATCGCTTGGGCAAGGGGGCAGGAACTGTCCTCTATACACGCGGAGTCGCCTAGCTCTACCCCATGCGGAAGTATGCGGCAACTAGGGGCGTTGAGGCGTGAGAAACTCCGGGTTCAGCGAAGCAACCCGGAGTAGTTCATGGGTTAATCTCGCCAGTAACGAGTTTTCCTGGATAGTGAATTGATGTATTGGGTTTGTCGATGTTTATGGATGGGCGGCCGTTAATTTTGGTTGTAGAACCAAATCTACATGAGTTAGAAATTCTCAATTTTCAACTCAAAGCATTCAAGTTTTCATATATGTGTGCCAAACAAGGAGTAAGGGCTTTAATTTTGGCACAAACTCACAAACCAGATTTAATTCTCTTAGATATGGTTCTGCCTGATTTGAGTAGTGTCCAAGTAATTTATTACCTCAAGCGCAACCCAGAAACAAAGATGATACCAATCATTGGAATTGTGTCTGGAAATAGCAAAAGAGATCATAATCCCATTCTCCAAACAGGAATGGTTGATTTAATTACCAAGCCCTTAGATTTTCATCAGGTAGAATTTACTATCCACCGCCATCTAAACTTGCAACATACCTTTAACTAGTGCAAGAAAGCAGGAAGTTGTGAACGCAAAGTAGCGTATCTTTGGTAGGTAGAAGGTAAAAAGTTTTTAATTCAGAAAACAAAAATAAAAATACATCTAGTGCATCTATTGCTAGTCATATCTAGTAGCTAATTAACACTTACCACACACTGCCATATCAGCTAGCTGCATTTTTTTTAATAGCTTTAGGAATTGCTTGAGGATTGCGAACTTCAGGCAATTTTCCCATAAACACAATTATGCCAGTACGACCTGTTGTTAAATTTGTATGACTAATTAAATCTAGTACAGGTTTGCCAATTACTTCTTCAATCAAATATTGGATCTGCGGAATAATTATTTTATCTATATCTATTCGCACTTGCTCAGCCAAAATATCAGAACCAGATTTCATCAATATTTCCTCTACCTTGGTAACAGAATTTTCTAGAGTAATTGCCAACTCTCCATGAAAAAAATGGCAATTAATTCTGCTAGGACGCAGCCCTAGCTCAACATTATACAAAGAACGGATACGATTTGAGATTTCTCTCTCCAGTTGTCCGATGGTAGGTGCTGACATATTAATTTCCTATAGTAGACAAACCCAAATAAAACTGACCTCAGGATGTAGGTTTTGTGCCGATAATATATATCTGCTCTGCTTTCAGGAAGATTGATAAATTGTAATCAGGAACACATTAGGAACATTTTCATATTGAAAACCATCACAAGTATTAATACTTTTAGTAGAGATAAACACCCTATAGATTTTGCATTACACAACATTTAATACCGTAGCATTTGATATAGATAGATTGTAATTGTTTCAAAATATTCATCACAATAACTTTCAGGTAAGCATACATGCAGGATCTATGTATAAAAAAGAATAAGTTCACTCAGAAAATTCTCGTGGACTTAATAGGATAGTGAATACATAATAATGTTTGTAAATGCGTAGTAGCTTGCACAAGCTAGAACCCCACGAGCGATCGCCCACAACGAGGGAATGAAAATCTCTTCCCCGATCCCCAATCCCTATTTTCAAGACAGGTAAAATGAAGAATAATTAATCATTAATGATATCAAGTCCGGCTAATTCATGTTCATTAAAAACCCTCACCCCGTCCTGTCGGACACCCCTCTCCCAACTTGGGAGAGGGGCAGTTCTTGTGAGGGTAAATACGATAACTAATCAAACAGATTTGATATGATTCATAATTCATCATTTTTGCCTAGGCATTATCTGCCGAGGCGAAAGTAGTTCTCCTACCCCAGCAAAAATAGTGTCATTTGAATGAATTGATGATTATTTAGTCCCAAATAACCTATCCCCAGCATCTCCTAATCCGGGAATAATGTAGCCGTGTTCATCCAGCTTTTCATCAATAGCCGCTGTATAGATAGGTATATCAGGGTGTACCTCGGTGAAATGCTCAATTCCTTCTGGCGCAGCAAGTAAACAAACAAACTTAATCGACAGGGGATTAGTTGATTTCAGTCTTTCCACCGCTGCAACAGCAGAGTTGCCAGTTGCCAGCATCGGATCGACCACTAGCACATCGCGTTTGTCTATGTCATGAGGAACTTTGAAATAGTACTCCACTGGAATCAGAGTTTTGGGATCGCGATACAAACCAATGTGTCCTACCCTTGCTGATGGTATCAACTCCAGCATCCCATCCAAAATTCCCTGTCCTGCCCGTTGAATGGAAATAATTACCAGCTTTTTGTCCGGTGCAAGGACAGGGGCGTTCATCGAAGCCAGTGGTGTTTTAATTGCTTCACTTTTCAGTGGCAAATCTCGTGTTACCTCATACGCCAACAACATACTAATTTCTTTGAGGAGAACACGAAATTTTGCCGTGCTGGTTTCAGCCTTACGCATTAGCGTCAGTTTGTGCTGAATTAATGGATGCTTAATTAGTATTATTTGATTTCCCATATTAGTTATTTAGTCATTGGTCATTGGTCATTAGTCATTAAGTTGGTGGTTAGTAGTTATTGATCATTGGCAATTAGTCATTAGCTTTTGACAAAGGACAAATGACAAAGGATAAATGACAAAGGACAAATGACAAATGACTAGTGACAGCTAAAATACTGTGCCATCGCTTTCTATCTGGATGGGGGGGATACCACCTGTTCGGAGTTGGGCAGCTATTTTTCGTCCAGCTGTCCAGGTTCCCCCTTGCAAGATTTTCACAAGTGGTAGTTCTTCGGCACTCTTACCCAATTTTTCTCGCACTGTAGTGGCGATTTTATCCAAGAGGATCGTGGTTAAGGCACGCCATTCAACTATAACTTCAGATGCTACTGATTGAGGTTGGGAAAAAATATCTGGATGTTTAGCACTGATAAGACCTAAGTCTAAGCATAATCCCCCATTACGATATTCTGGTAATCCGGTCAGGACATCTAAACCAGTGATTTCTATACCGAGTTCTTGGAGAGGTTCGAGGAGGGAGTAGGTAAGCCATTGAGATAGTTTGTGAAATGGCACCAAACCATCATCAGCAACGGCTGGATGAAACCAAACATCTCCCAGGTTCACCCCAGCAACTTCTAAGCGTCCAGGCCAAATATCACTTAGTCCTTCTAAAACTGCACTTAATACGGTTTCGGCTGCTAGCTGGTTGTTTTTTACCTGTGCCAATAAGTAATTTACCAAGTTGCCCGAACGGGGATTTTGTTCTCCAAACATCTGCGGTGAAGCGAGTAAGACTTGACCTAACCTTTGCAATAATTTCAACCGCCCTGCAATTCCCACCAAGGGATTTTCTGCATTTGCACCAAACCCATCTGCTAGTTTCTGTTCTGTTAATTGTTGTAATTTTTGAGCATCTACTTGTAATGGTTGATGAGGTTCGCTTGCAAAAGACCCTTGACAAAACATCTGGAAACTTGCTATTGCTAAACCTTCGGAACGTTTAAAACTCATTTGAGTTTCTTGCTCATAGTAATGCCAGCGATCGCCAGCACCAGCATCTAACAAAACACTGACGATCGCTAAATCAAATTTGGCAGCAGCTTTTTGAGTTGGCGTCAGTCCTGCTAACTTTTCATCCAACTTAAAAAGACGCGGTACACCCCCCGCTTCAAAATGCCGCCAACGACTGTGAAAGGGAATTTGCAAATCTGGGTATTGCTCCCGCATCACCTCAATTACATAGTCTGCCACCCGTTCCAACTGACTCAAATCGCAAGCAAAATGATGCGACTGACCTGCAACTGCCATTGTAAATAGTTGTCCACAACGCTCCCGAATGGCAATAGGCGATCGCAAATAAGCAACCACCTCCCTTTCTTCCCTTGGCATTCTTGGCGTCTTGGCGGTTTCCATTTCCATATCTTCACTAT
It encodes:
- a CDS encoding response regulator, giving the protein MDGRPLILVVEPNLHELEILNFQLKAFKFSYMCAKQGVRALILAQTHKPDLILLDMVLPDLSSVQVIYYLKRNPETKMIPIIGIVSGNSKRDHNPILQTGMVDLITKPLDFHQVEFTIHRHLNLQHTFN
- a CDS encoding URC4/urg3 family protein, encoding MEMETAKTPRMPREEREVVAYLRSPIAIRERCGQLFTMAVAGQSHHFACDLSQLERVADYVIEVMREQYPDLQIPFHSRWRHFEAGGVPRLFKLDEKLAGLTPTQKAAAKFDLAIVSVLLDAGAGDRWHYYEQETQMSFKRSEGLAIASFQMFCQGSFASEPHQPLQVDAQKLQQLTEQKLADGFGANAENPLVGIAGRLKLLQRLGQVLLASPQMFGEQNPRSGNLVNYLLAQVKNNQLAAETVLSAVLEGLSDIWPGRLEVAGVNLGDVWFHPAVADDGLVPFHKLSQWLTYSLLEPLQELGIEITGLDVLTGLPEYRNGGLCLDLGLISAKHPDIFSQPQSVASEVIVEWRALTTILLDKIATTVREKLGKSAEELPLVKILQGGTWTAGRKIAAQLRTGGIPPIQIESDGTVF
- a CDS encoding DUF3891 family protein gives rise to the protein MIVNQHQKGWEVIYHRAHALLAAQIAGHWNAKERPVRWLETIAAISHHDDLEKEWEEKNITEAGAPLDFTLATDTDIAKIRKLTQDARYRGRWVAMLISMHMSFLNEGKRGESPELDNFLDEQLQHQEQWRKELNITKDEAATAYEFFQCCDRLSLILCNRMIPVGERALEIATLSDGNRYDVMQRSDGNLTVNPWPFQEKEFTVNVEACYLEQLQFESSAELAQALQVAPIETLEWTFVK
- a CDS encoding DUF2294 domain-containing protein, producing MSAPTIGQLEREISNRIRSLYNVELGLRPSRINCHFFHGELAITLENSVTKVEEILMKSGSDILAEQVRIDIDKIIIPQIQYLIEEVIGKPVLDLISHTNLTTGRTGIIVFMGKLPEVRNPQAIPKAIKKNAAS
- a CDS encoding carbohydrate ABC transporter permease, with amino-acid sequence MNKLTLKNWIFINQRLTPYWFLLPALVILVLTVFWPALQAFYLSFTRYEYDLTQTPQWIGFDNFRRLWADPVFWQTLGNTLLYLVGVVPILVIVPLALAILVNQKLRGMHWFRAAYYTPVVISMVVAGIAWRWLYAENGLLNQLLKGIFPEGIPWLTSPKFALFSVMAVTVWKGLGYYMVIYLAGLQSIPDDVYEAAAIDGSDGVGKHWDITVPLMKPYLALVAVISAISATKVFEEVYIMTQGGPRNSSKTIVYYLYEQAFNNLEISYACTIGLVLFLIILSLSILRLSVNSVSQ
- the tnpA gene encoding IS200/IS605 family transposase → MTTIYRKGAHCVFSIQLHTYFVTAYRRECLTQKMAERFQEVAANVLVKNKCILLECKGESNHIHLLLDIHPSNNISTLLGSIKSATSRILRKEFESELRPHFKNWSKGLWGDQLYIRSAGGAPLKILEEYIQSHSRG
- the upp gene encoding uracil phosphoribosyltransferase is translated as MGNQIILIKHPLIQHKLTLMRKAETSTAKFRVLLKEISMLLAYEVTRDLPLKSEAIKTPLASMNAPVLAPDKKLVIISIQRAGQGILDGMLELIPSARVGHIGLYRDPKTLIPVEYYFKVPHDIDKRDVLVVDPMLATGNSAVAAVERLKSTNPLSIKFVCLLAAPEGIEHFTEVHPDIPIYTAAIDEKLDEHGYIIPGLGDAGDRLFGTK